Proteins from a genomic interval of Collinsella sp. zg1085:
- a CDS encoding metal ABC transporter solute-binding protein, Zn/Mn family, whose protein sequence is MNITRRHMLRTTAGLAMGALLSGGLVGCAQGAKNMAGSTLDTSDKKTIYTTFFPVYDLTKRVVGDRMDVKTIIKGNQEPHDFELQTSDMAAVSDADLIIFNGAGMEAFIDDLKGVVHDDNKFLDLSEGLTLLEGGGHDHDEHDHNDEHDDHEDHDDHDHKEHSSVNPHTWLSIKNAMYELQAIYEKVAALDPEHAEEYQQNYEQELRGFKALDARFESELSQVKSTERYFVVSHAAFNYLAHDYQLKQVAVTGISPDEEPSAAELATIADFVKAHNITTIFFEGKATPKVAQTLAENTHVKTGTLYTMESLTDEEAELGYLRLMEQNLDALLDSLNA, encoded by the coding sequence ATGAATATTACTCGTAGACATATGCTGCGTACAACAGCCGGTTTGGCAATGGGCGCTCTTCTTTCGGGCGGTCTTGTGGGTTGTGCTCAGGGTGCTAAAAATATGGCAGGTTCTACGCTGGATACAAGCGACAAAAAAACCATTTACACCACCTTTTTCCCAGTTTATGACCTTACCAAGCGCGTGGTAGGGGACAGGATGGATGTTAAGACCATCATTAAGGGCAACCAAGAGCCGCATGATTTTGAGCTGCAAACAAGCGATATGGCTGCCGTATCTGATGCTGATTTGATTATCTTTAACGGTGCTGGTATGGAAGCCTTTATTGATGACCTTAAAGGCGTTGTACATGACGACAACAAGTTTTTAGATTTGTCGGAGGGTTTAACCCTGCTTGAGGGTGGCGGTCACGACCACGACGAGCACGACCACAATGATGAGCACGACGACCACGAGGACCACGACGACCACGACCACAAAGAGCATAGCTCCGTCAATCCGCATACGTGGCTGTCTATCAAAAACGCAATGTATGAGCTGCAAGCAATTTATGAAAAAGTTGCTGCGCTTGACCCAGAACATGCTGAGGAGTATCAGCAGAATTACGAGCAGGAGCTTAGAGGCTTTAAGGCTCTTGACGCACGTTTTGAAAGTGAATTATCTCAGGTTAAGAGTACCGAGCGCTATTTTGTAGTGTCACACGCCGCCTTTAACTATCTTGCGCATGACTACCAGCTCAAGCAGGTTGCTGTAACAGGTATTTCTCCCGATGAGGAGCCTTCTGCCGCTGAGCTTGCAACCATTGCTGACTTTGTTAAAGCGCATAATATTACAACTATCTTTTTTGAGGGTAAGGCAACTCCCAAGGTAGCTCAAACACTGGCTGAGAACACGCATGTCAAAACAGGAACGCTCTACACCATGGAGAGTTTGACTGATGAAGAGGCAGAGCTGGGTTATCTCAGGCTTATGGAACAAAACCTCGATGCACTGCTGGACTCTTTGAATGCTTAA
- a CDS encoding metal ABC transporter permease — translation MLAYEFMRRAFVVGAILAVILPLIGLPILLKRLSMMGDTLAHASLAGVAVGLAFGFNPLVGSVIACIVAGLSVEAVRARLKSYEEISTVIVLAASIGLAGIFSAMAGGGNSIASYLFGSIVTIDNVEFYLVLAVAAVVVVLYRLLYVRLFLTVFDAQSASLLGIPVKTLNFIFSFLVAISVSIAAKTIGSLIVSSLLVIPVICAMQFSKTYRGTLALSIALSLVFVFSGLVLSFYQNLKPGSVIVLIAVAGLLLSLIIKRK, via the coding sequence ATGCTTGCCTATGAGTTTATGCGGCGTGCATTTGTGGTAGGCGCAATTCTTGCGGTGATTTTGCCGCTTATTGGCCTGCCTATTTTGCTTAAGCGCCTCTCTATGATGGGCGATACCTTGGCGCACGCCTCACTTGCAGGTGTAGCGGTTGGTTTGGCCTTTGGGTTTAACCCGCTTGTTGGCTCGGTTATTGCCTGTATTGTTGCGGGTTTAAGTGTTGAGGCGGTACGTGCGCGGCTAAAATCGTATGAAGAAATTTCAACGGTGATTGTACTGGCGGCCTCTATTGGTCTCGCGGGTATTTTTAGCGCCATGGCAGGCGGCGGAAACTCAATTGCATCATATTTATTTGGGTCAATTGTTACTATTGATAATGTTGAGTTTTATTTGGTGCTTGCAGTGGCAGCGGTGGTTGTTGTGCTGTATCGGCTGCTTTATGTGCGCCTATTCTTAACGGTATTCGATGCGCAGTCGGCAAGTTTGCTAGGTATTCCGGTAAAGACCCTCAACTTTATTTTTTCGTTCTTAGTGGCAATTTCGGTATCCATTGCGGCAAAAACTATAGGCTCGTTAATTGTATCGTCACTGCTGGTTATTCCTGTTATTTGCGCAATGCAATTTTCTAAAACCTATCGCGGTACCCTTGCGCTTTCAATTGCTTTGTCGCTGGTATTTGTCTTTAGTGGTTTAGTGCTGAGCTTCTATCAAAATCTCAAGCCGGGCTCGGTTATTGTGCTCATTGCTGTTGCGGGGCTTTTACTCTCACTCATTATTAAGCGAAAATAA
- the gatB gene encoding Asp-tRNA(Asn)/Glu-tRNA(Gln) amidotransferase subunit GatB codes for MKELAEVLNDWEAVIGLEIHTELTTLTSKMFCNCALSYEDEPNTHVCPVCLGMPGALPVPNEGAIAAIVKAGLATNCDIQRRSMFYRKHYFYPDMAKNFQTTQGPVAFCMHGQLRLRVSGRGAAERPACAFGAGEAASLASASAHASGLSSQMAAQLPETDTPRSALAQMSAYDTADLAYPVRAEDGSYEVPIRILRIHLEEDAAKMLHRGGEEGRITAAADSLIDYNRCGTPLIELVTEPDLRTPEEARLFMEKLRRIFLTIGISDCSMEHGSMRCDGNVSLRRRGDTTLGTKTELKNLNSFKALHDGLAYEICRQAEVLEEGGTIYQETRHWEPSRRRTVVMRVKETADDYRLFPDPDLEPVELSEAFIQQLADELPELPDAKEARYVGDFGIKASDAAQLAADPVVAKHFEAACLASEGKYAQIIANLMVNELAAARKAETAVDSLDELKPAYTAELAALLATEAISSNQAAEVAALMLSEHKAPGVLVDEHGMRQVSDTGALMPIVDEVLSACAEQAQQYRNGNEKVIGFLVGQCMRASQGKGNPKLFNQLLRESLSK; via the coding sequence ATGAAAGAACTTGCTGAGGTTTTGAACGACTGGGAAGCAGTTATTGGCTTGGAGATTCATACCGAGCTTACAACGCTTACTAGCAAAATGTTTTGCAACTGCGCACTGAGCTATGAGGACGAACCCAATACGCATGTGTGCCCCGTTTGCCTAGGTATGCCCGGTGCCTTGCCGGTTCCTAACGAAGGGGCAATTGCTGCTATCGTGAAGGCTGGACTTGCCACCAATTGCGATATTCAGCGGCGTTCGATGTTTTATCGCAAGCATTATTTTTATCCTGATATGGCCAAAAACTTTCAAACCACGCAGGGGCCAGTGGCATTTTGCATGCATGGACAGCTTCGTTTACGGGTGAGCGGTCGCGGTGCTGCCGAGCGTCCTGCGTGCGCTTTTGGCGCTGGTGAAGCAGCGAGTTTGGCATCGGCAAGTGCGCATGCAAGCGGGCTTTCAAGCCAGATGGCAGCTCAGCTTCCCGAAACCGATACGCCCCGTTCTGCTTTGGCGCAGATGAGTGCCTACGATACCGCAGACCTTGCATATCCGGTGCGCGCCGAGGACGGAAGCTATGAGGTTCCTATCCGAATTTTGCGCATTCATCTTGAAGAAGACGCGGCAAAAATGCTTCATCGTGGCGGCGAAGAGGGACGTATTACCGCTGCAGCGGACAGCCTCATTGACTACAATCGCTGCGGCACACCCCTTATTGAGCTGGTAACCGAGCCTGATTTGCGCACCCCCGAAGAAGCACGGCTGTTTATGGAAAAACTCCGCCGCATCTTCTTAACCATCGGCATATCAGACTGCTCTATGGAGCACGGTTCTATGCGCTGCGACGGTAACGTTAGTCTGCGCCGCCGCGGTGACACAACGCTTGGCACCAAAACGGAGCTGAAAAACCTTAACTCTTTTAAGGCGCTGCACGATGGCTTGGCATATGAGATTTGTCGTCAGGCTGAGGTGCTTGAAGAGGGTGGCACCATCTATCAGGAGACGCGTCATTGGGAGCCCAGCCGTCGTCGTACGGTAGTTATGCGTGTTAAAGAAACAGCTGATGATTATCGTCTGTTCCCTGACCCAGACCTTGAGCCGGTTGAGTTGAGTGAGGCCTTTATTCAGCAGCTTGCTGATGAGTTGCCTGAGCTTCCCGATGCTAAAGAGGCACGTTATGTAGGTGACTTTGGCATTAAGGCCTCAGATGCAGCCCAGCTTGCAGCTGACCCGGTAGTTGCAAAGCACTTTGAAGCAGCGTGTTTAGCCAGTGAGGGCAAATATGCGCAAATTATTGCAAACCTCATGGTAAATGAGCTGGCTGCTGCCCGTAAGGCAGAGACGGCGGTCGATAGTCTTGATGAGCTAAAACCCGCGTATACAGCAGAGCTGGCGGCGTTACTGGCAACTGAAGCCATTAGTTCTAATCAGGCTGCTGAGGTGGCAGCGCTTATGCTGAGCGAGCATAAGGCACCGGGTGTTTTGGTAGACGAGCATGGCATGCGTCAGGTAAGCGATACGGGCGCTCTTATGCCCATTGTTGATGAGGTGTTAAGCGCATGCGCTGAGCAGGCTCAACAGTATCGTAATGGCAACGAGAAGGTTATTGGTTTTCTGGTAGGGCAGTGCATGCGGGCAAGCCAAGGCAAAGGCAATCCTAAGTTGTTTAATCAGCTGTTGCGCGAGAGCCTTTCTAAATAG
- a CDS encoding aspartyl/glutamyl-tRNA amidotransferase subunit C — protein sequence MALTEQEVADLAEFVCIPLVGDELQEMTNYLNDAIQVLEPIRDYATCDVEPTFHPNELIDATLRADVLSPERNLTRDEALANAAQHEDGSFRVPSILGEGGVS from the coding sequence ATGGCGCTCACTGAACAAGAGGTCGCTGACCTCGCTGAATTTGTGTGCATTCCTCTTGTAGGCGATGAACTGCAAGAAATGACAAACTATCTTAACGACGCCATTCAGGTGCTCGAACCCATACGTGATTATGCTACGTGCGATGTTGAGCCGACGTTTCACCCAAACGAGCTTATTGATGCTACGTTGCGTGCTGATGTCTTATCACCTGAGCGCAATTTGACCCGTGATGAGGCCCTTGCAAATGCTGCTCAACACGAAGACGGGAGCTTCCGGGTCCCCTCTATCTTGGGTGAGGGAGGCGTATCGTAG
- a CDS encoding metal ABC transporter ATP-binding protein — translation MLNVIEIDNLCFSYEEDPILRNLELQVEAGELLALVGENGAGKSTLMNLMLGNLTPTSGEIRLFGDAISKDNHYRDVAYVSQDAVRSYKFFPTTISELVSVHLRYLHRRDSVEEIIRMVGLEKHLDKRLDQLSGGQLQRVGLLLALVKDASLILLDEPTTGIDKEFSHELYHILQELQTHGRTIVVITHQLAEASPFVDRVVRLRAGSLVEVPQHEWHREEHIHDACL, via the coding sequence ATGCTTAACGTCATTGAGATAGATAATCTTTGCTTCTCATACGAAGAAGACCCAATTTTGCGCAACCTTGAGCTACAGGTTGAGGCGGGGGAGTTATTGGCGCTGGTGGGCGAGAATGGCGCTGGCAAAAGCACGCTCATGAATCTGATGCTTGGAAACCTTACACCCACCTCTGGCGAAATTCGCCTTTTTGGAGATGCCATTTCCAAAGATAACCACTACCGCGACGTGGCGTATGTGTCGCAAGATGCGGTGAGGAGCTATAAGTTTTTTCCAACCACCATCTCCGAGCTGGTATCGGTGCATCTGCGTTATTTGCACCGCAGAGATTCGGTTGAAGAGATTATTAGAATGGTGGGCTTAGAAAAGCATCTTGATAAGCGCCTTGACCAGCTCTCAGGCGGTCAACTCCAGCGCGTGGGTCTGTTACTAGCATTGGTAAAAGATGCGTCCCTCATTTTGCTTGATGAGCCAACAACGGGTATCGATAAAGAGTTTTCACACGAGCTGTACCATATCCTGCAGGAGCTTCAGACGCACGGCAGAACCATTGTTGTTATTACGCACCAACTTGCAGAAGCGTCTCCGTTTGTTGACCGCGTTGTGCGTTTGCGTGCGGGTTCGTTAGTAGAAGTTCCTCAGCATGAGTGGCATCGAGAGGAGCATATTCACGATGCTTGCCTATGA
- a CDS encoding S-ribosylhomocysteine lyase yields MDTIASFTIDHERLMPGVYLSRQDVDPATGAVVSTFDLRLTSPNREPVMNTAECHTIEHLGATFARNHPDWANRVVYFGPMGCRTGFYLVVFGKLSSAEILPLVIELFTFVRDFTAEIPGATPAACGNYLDQNLDMARWLAKRYLARDLVHAEAGDERRLLYPSPLAQAPPA; encoded by the coding sequence ATGGATACCATTGCAAGTTTTACTATCGACCACGAGCGCCTTATGCCGGGGGTCTATTTGTCGCGCCAAGATGTTGACCCTGCAACAGGCGCGGTGGTGAGCACTTTTGACCTGCGCCTTACTTCTCCTAACCGCGAGCCTGTTATGAATACCGCTGAGTGCCATACCATCGAGCACTTAGGTGCAACGTTTGCGCGCAATCACCCAGACTGGGCAAATCGCGTGGTGTATTTTGGTCCCATGGGCTGTCGTACGGGGTTTTATCTGGTAGTGTTTGGCAAGCTAAGCAGCGCGGAGATTTTGCCTCTTGTTATAGAGCTTTTCACATTCGTGCGCGATTTTACCGCAGAAATTCCCGGTGCTACACCTGCTGCCTGCGGAAATTATCTTGACCAAAACCTGGATATGGCACGCTGGCTTGCCAAGCGCTATCTTGCCCGTGATTTGGTGCATGCAGAAGCGGGGGACGAGCGCCGGTTACTGTATCCGTCGCCGCTTGCCCAAGCACCGCCTGCTTGA
- the gatA gene encoding Asp-tRNA(Asn)/Glu-tRNA(Gln) amidotransferase subunit GatA translates to MSATEISAGIVSGSFSAREVTEASLAAIAAKDTQVQAYIQVTPELACAQADALDARRAAGESLPPLAGVPLAIKDNMNLVGSRTTCASRMLEQFESPYTATCVSRMLAAGCIPMGKVNMDEFAFGSTTENSAFKPTNNPWDITRVPGGSSGGSAAAVAAGEATLALGSDTGGSIRQPAALCGIVGMKPSYGAVSRYGVTAFGSSLDQVGPMGRSVTDVAHAMNALLAGGKDPLDGTHYALDVDCTAQLAEGVDGVRVGIIPAFMEAEGLSDEVQTAVWEAAHALEDAGATLIEVDLPHLDAAIAAYYVIGPSEAFSNLARFDGIRYGHQAPDAHNLSQQVGLSRSQGFGREAKRRQFLGAYLLSSGVYDTYYYAAQKARTLIMEDYTAAFKQVDTILMPACPRTAFKHGELSNPTQMYLSDLYTISLNIAGNCGISVPVGLGKDTGLPVGVQLQGPARGDANLLRYAFAIERAFADSLGKPRLGVAPAFACGEVA, encoded by the coding sequence ATGAGCGCCACCGAAATAAGTGCCGGTATTGTTTCTGGAAGCTTTTCTGCGCGTGAGGTCACTGAGGCAAGCCTTGCCGCCATTGCAGCAAAAGATACGCAGGTACAGGCCTACATTCAGGTTACGCCTGAGCTGGCTTGCGCACAGGCAGATGCCCTAGATGCGCGCCGTGCAGCAGGTGAGAGCCTGCCTCCATTAGCTGGCGTTCCCCTTGCCATAAAAGATAATATGAATCTCGTGGGCTCGCGCACAACCTGTGCGTCACGTATGCTTGAGCAGTTTGAGAGTCCGTATACCGCAACCTGTGTTTCACGTATGCTCGCAGCAGGCTGTATTCCGATGGGCAAAGTAAACATGGATGAGTTTGCCTTTGGCTCAACGACAGAAAACTCTGCTTTTAAGCCAACAAATAACCCCTGGGATATTACCCGCGTACCGGGTGGCAGTTCGGGAGGTTCTGCAGCGGCAGTAGCAGCCGGAGAGGCAACGCTTGCCTTAGGCTCTGACACAGGCGGCTCAATTCGCCAGCCTGCCGCACTTTGCGGCATTGTGGGCATGAAGCCAAGCTATGGCGCGGTTAGTCGCTATGGCGTTACAGCTTTTGGTAGCTCACTTGATCAGGTGGGTCCTATGGGGCGAAGCGTTACCGATGTTGCTCATGCCATGAATGCTTTGCTTGCTGGTGGAAAAGACCCACTCGATGGCACACATTATGCGCTTGACGTTGATTGCACCGCTCAGCTTGCCGAAGGTGTTGACGGCGTGCGCGTGGGGATTATCCCCGCCTTTATGGAGGCAGAGGGATTATCAGATGAAGTACAAACGGCAGTGTGGGAAGCCGCTCACGCGCTTGAAGATGCTGGCGCTACCCTTATTGAAGTTGATTTGCCACACCTTGATGCAGCAATTGCTGCTTATTACGTTATCGGTCCGTCCGAGGCGTTCTCAAATCTAGCGCGCTTTGATGGTATTCGCTATGGACATCAAGCACCCGATGCTCACAATTTATCTCAGCAGGTAGGTCTGTCTCGCTCGCAGGGTTTTGGACGCGAGGCAAAGCGTCGTCAGTTCTTGGGCGCATATCTGCTGTCAAGCGGGGTGTATGACACCTATTATTATGCCGCACAAAAAGCACGCACCCTTATTATGGAAGATTACACAGCGGCATTTAAGCAGGTAGACACTATTCTCATGCCTGCTTGTCCACGCACCGCGTTTAAGCATGGAGAACTATCAAATCCAACACAAATGTATTTGAGCGACCTCTATACCATTTCGCTCAACATTGCAGGCAACTGCGGTATCAGCGTGCCGGTTGGTTTGGGCAAGGATACTGGCCTTCCAGTGGGCGTACAGCTGCAAGGACCTGCGCGCGGCGATGCTAATTTGTTGCGCTATGCCTTTGCTATTGAGCGCGCGTTTGCAGATTCGTTGGGCAAACCGCGACTGGGCGTGGCTCCGGCCTTTGCTTGTGGGGAGGTAGCTTAG